One Tunturibacter gelidoferens genomic region harbors:
- a CDS encoding glycoside hydrolase family protein — MATYLEQSLAKLKEFEGCIPWMYRDTVGKVTVGVGLMLPDAKAAESLPFILGSRPATLQEIAAEYTRINSLPQGRAAAFYKSPNGLELPQQTIDAKLTAVLHSFETDLRTHLPHYDTLPDSVKLALLDMTYNLGPAGLFKDFPHLIAAVQSGSWAEAAARCLRRGPSAARNNWTREQFLSAVVTSIQAEAESLLKQIWRVIRQIWNALFGPRQ, encoded by the coding sequence GTGGCGACCTACCTAGAGCAATCGCTTGCAAAGCTGAAAGAGTTCGAAGGCTGCATCCCGTGGATGTATCGCGATACGGTTGGCAAAGTCACCGTCGGAGTAGGCCTCATGCTCCCCGACGCCAAAGCCGCCGAATCCCTCCCCTTCATCCTCGGCAGCCGCCCCGCCACACTACAAGAGATCGCCGCCGAGTACACACGCATCAACTCCCTTCCCCAAGGCCGAGCCGCCGCCTTCTACAAATCCCCCAACGGCCTCGAACTCCCCCAGCAGACCATCGACGCAAAACTAACCGCCGTCCTCCACAGCTTCGAAACCGACCTCCGCACCCACCTCCCCCACTACGACACCCTCCCCGATTCCGTAAAGCTCGCGCTTCTCGACATGACCTACAACCTCGGCCCCGCAGGCCTCTTCAAAGACTTCCCTCACCTCATCGCCGCCGTCCAGTCCGGCTCCTGGGCCGAAGCAGCAGCACGTTGCCTGCGCCGAGGCCCCAGCGCCGCCCGCAACAACTGGACACGCGAGCAGTTCCTCTCCGCCGTCGTAACTAGCATCCAGGCAGAGGCTGAGAGCCTGCTGAAGCAAATCTGGCGTGTCATACGTCAAATATGGAACGCCTTATTCGGCCCCCGGCAATAG
- a CDS encoding M16 family metallopeptidase → MVKVKRSIASIAIIIACAVALGVTAKAQDLASFEKRTTVKVLPNGLTLIICERPEAPVFSFYTLVDAGSADDPDGASGIAHMFEHMAFKGTTEIGTTDYPAEKIALAKVETTYAAYDAEYRKRVGQNAEKLAQLLKAFQDAQAEAQKYVIPNQFSQIAEENGAVGINANTTEDSTQYFWSMPSNRLELWAYLESQRIAHPVEREFYKERNVVQEERRTRVDSSPVGRMVEQFLSTAYVAHPYRRPGVGWESEISQVSATEATTFHEKYYVPANIVIAVVGDLKASETMPILERYFAPIPAAPRPEPMTTVEPPQVAEKSVTIREATQPFYIEGYHRPDYLDPDDSAYDAISDIFSNGRTARLYRSLVRDQSIAAEAQGFSGFPGDKYPGLFAVYAVPLPGHTPEEMRTSIHKELDRLKSEDVTDAELERFKTRARADLLRGLADNEGLAHQLAEYQTRFGDWRELFNQLHKIDAVNKADIRRVANKIFTDSNRTSARIEFVPPQRKAPQVQPTAGGAQ, encoded by the coding sequence TTGGTAAAGGTAAAACGTAGCATCGCCTCAATCGCGATCATCATCGCATGTGCAGTCGCTCTAGGCGTCACAGCGAAGGCACAGGACCTCGCAAGCTTCGAAAAGCGCACCACCGTCAAAGTTCTCCCTAACGGCCTCACCCTCATCATCTGCGAGCGCCCAGAGGCCCCCGTCTTCAGCTTCTACACCCTCGTCGATGCAGGCTCCGCCGACGACCCCGACGGCGCCAGCGGCATCGCGCACATGTTCGAGCACATGGCCTTCAAGGGCACCACCGAGATCGGCACCACAGACTACCCAGCAGAAAAGATCGCCCTCGCCAAAGTCGAAACCACCTACGCGGCCTACGACGCCGAGTACCGCAAACGTGTCGGCCAGAACGCCGAAAAACTCGCACAGCTCCTCAAAGCGTTTCAGGATGCTCAGGCCGAAGCGCAAAAGTACGTCATCCCCAACCAGTTCTCGCAGATCGCCGAAGAGAACGGAGCCGTAGGCATCAACGCCAACACCACCGAAGACTCTACCCAGTACTTCTGGAGCATGCCCTCCAACCGCCTCGAGCTCTGGGCCTACCTCGAAAGCCAGCGCATCGCCCATCCCGTTGAGCGCGAGTTCTACAAAGAGCGCAACGTCGTCCAGGAGGAGCGCCGCACACGCGTTGACTCCTCCCCCGTAGGCCGCATGGTCGAGCAGTTCCTCTCCACCGCCTATGTCGCGCATCCCTACCGCCGCCCCGGCGTCGGTTGGGAGAGCGAGATAAGCCAGGTCTCCGCCACCGAAGCCACCACCTTCCACGAAAAATACTACGTCCCCGCAAACATCGTCATCGCCGTCGTAGGCGACCTCAAAGCCTCCGAGACCATGCCCATCCTCGAGCGTTACTTCGCCCCCATCCCCGCCGCCCCGCGCCCCGAGCCCATGACCACCGTCGAGCCGCCACAAGTCGCCGAAAAATCCGTCACCATCCGCGAGGCCACCCAGCCCTTCTACATCGAGGGCTACCACCGCCCCGACTACCTCGACCCCGACGACTCCGCCTACGACGCCATCTCCGACATCTTCTCCAACGGCCGCACCGCTCGCCTCTATCGCTCTCTCGTCCGCGACCAGTCCATCGCTGCCGAGGCCCAGGGCTTCAGCGGCTTCCCCGGCGACAAGTACCCCGGCCTCTTCGCCGTCTACGCCGTCCCTCTCCCCGGCCACACACCTGAAGAGATGCGAACCTCTATTCACAAAGAACTCGACCGCCTCAAGAGCGAAGACGTCACCGATGCTGAACTCGAACGCTTCAAGACCCGCGCCCGCGCCGACCTCCTCCGCGGCCTCGCCGACAACGAAGGCCTGGCCCATCAACTAGCCGAGTACCAAACCCGCTTCGGCGACTGGCGCGAGCTCTTCAACCAACTCCACAAGATCGACGCCGTCAACAAAGCCGACATCCGCCGCGTCGCCAACAAGATCTTCACCGACAGCAACCGAACCAGCGCACGAATCGAATTCGTCCCACCCCAACGCAAAGCTCCTCAGGTCCAACCAACCGCCGGAGGTGCTCAGTGA
- a CDS encoding M16 family metallopeptidase, producing the protein MPFTKYIATIAAAAFLILPIYAQTAAPTAPATQVQPWKQIPIPPLPAFKPVQPHRVELENGIVLFLQEDHELPFINGTILIRGGSRDEPNAKVGLTSLYGETWRTSGTATIDGDKLDDVLEAKAASIETSGGTASTSMAWSSLKGDFDTVFASTIDLLLHPTFKDDKLQLAKQQLETGIARRNDDAGSIATREAAKIAYGPHNPYARELEYATVDAVTLADLNALHTHTVVGSNIIVALSGDFDSTAMEAKLRAAFSPIPRGQRFQSFKATFTDPKPTVNFVSKDDVNQSNVIIVGLGTERSNPDYYALSVMNQVFSGGFGSRVVQDVRTKLGLAYSVEGNYGASYDHPGIFVVEAATKSATTVAATKALLAEIDRLKTEPPTPAELSKAKDQVLNSFIFHYDSPDKTLGEQVTLAFYGYPADTLEKYKSGIEKVTSADVSRVANKYIDTSKLAVIVVGNESQITPSLATLGLGTVKNLDITIPPPPNAKPAE; encoded by the coding sequence GTGCCATTCACAAAGTACATCGCGACCATAGCCGCAGCAGCATTCCTAATACTCCCCATCTACGCCCAGACCGCAGCGCCAACAGCCCCCGCCACACAGGTACAACCGTGGAAGCAAATCCCCATCCCACCCCTTCCAGCCTTCAAACCCGTCCAACCCCACCGCGTCGAACTAGAAAACGGCATAGTCCTCTTCCTCCAGGAAGACCACGAGCTCCCCTTCATCAACGGCACCATCCTCATCCGAGGCGGCAGCCGCGATGAGCCCAACGCCAAGGTAGGCCTCACCTCCCTCTACGGCGAAACCTGGCGCACCAGCGGCACCGCAACCATCGACGGCGACAAGCTCGACGACGTCCTCGAAGCCAAGGCCGCCTCCATCGAAACCAGCGGTGGCACCGCCTCCACCTCCATGGCCTGGTCCAGCCTCAAAGGCGACTTCGACACCGTCTTCGCCTCCACCATCGACCTCCTCCTCCATCCCACCTTCAAAGATGACAAACTCCAACTCGCCAAGCAGCAGCTCGAGACCGGCATCGCTCGCCGCAACGACGACGCCGGCAGCATCGCCACTCGCGAAGCCGCGAAGATCGCCTACGGCCCCCACAACCCCTACGCCCGCGAGCTCGAATACGCCACCGTAGACGCCGTCACCCTCGCCGACCTCAACGCCTTGCACACCCACACCGTCGTCGGCAGCAACATCATCGTCGCGCTCTCAGGCGACTTCGACTCCACCGCCATGGAAGCCAAGCTCCGCGCTGCCTTCTCGCCCATCCCACGCGGCCAGCGCTTCCAGTCCTTCAAAGCCACTTTCACCGACCCAAAACCCACCGTCAACTTCGTCTCCAAAGACGACGTCAACCAATCCAACGTCATCATCGTCGGCCTCGGTACCGAGCGCAGCAACCCCGACTACTACGCTCTCTCCGTTATGAACCAGGTCTTCTCCGGAGGCTTCGGCTCCCGCGTCGTCCAGGACGTTCGCACCAAACTCGGCCTGGCCTACTCCGTCGAAGGCAACTACGGCGCCTCCTACGACCACCCCGGCATCTTCGTCGTCGAAGCCGCAACCAAGAGCGCCACCACCGTAGCCGCAACCAAGGCTCTCCTCGCCGAAATCGACCGCCTCAAAACAGAACCACCCACCCCCGCCGAACTCAGCAAGGCCAAAGACCAGGTCCTCAACTCCTTCATCTTCCACTACGACTCGCCCGACAAAACGCTAGGCGAGCAAGTCACTCTCGCCTTCTACGGCTATCCAGCCGACACCCTCGAAAAATACAAATCCGGCATCGAAAAAGTCACCTCCGCCGACGTCTCCCGCGTAGCCAACAAGTACATCGACACCAGCAAACTCGCCGTCATCGTAGTAGGCAACGAGTCACAGATCACGCCATCGCTCGCCACCCTGGGTCTAGGCACCGTGAAGAATCTAGACATCACCATCCCGCCCCCACCCAACGCCAAACCAGCCGAATAA
- a CDS encoding nuclear transport factor 2 family protein: MSNESALISLFDRWERVWHEGQYDLVPSCVAEAYLRHDQKGDRTVTRDAYAAEIARIREERPGIRVVVYDHTFAGDRAWFRFAFKWTDTKTGEAHSQAGMQLYRIEAGKLAETWLTMSPPGSAWPDAVAQEHWTSPPPGK, from the coding sequence ATGTCAAACGAGTCTGCACTAATAAGCCTCTTCGATCGATGGGAGCGGGTTTGGCACGAGGGCCAGTACGACCTGGTACCGAGCTGCGTCGCAGAAGCCTATCTCCGACATGACCAAAAGGGCGACCGCACCGTAACCCGAGACGCCTACGCGGCGGAGATAGCCAGGATTCGCGAGGAGCGCCCGGGCATTCGAGTGGTTGTGTATGACCACACATTTGCAGGCGACCGCGCCTGGTTTCGCTTTGCATTTAAGTGGACAGATACAAAGACCGGAGAAGCGCACAGCCAGGCTGGCATGCAACTCTACCGGATCGAGGCAGGCAAGCTCGCAGAGACTTGGCTTACGATGTCGCCGCCAGGCTCGGCATGGCCGGACGCTGTTGCGCAGGAGCACTGGACAAGTCCGCCACCAGGTAAATAG
- a CDS encoding glutaminase family protein, translating to MLLTALPLASQQRPPASPLITHDPYFSVWSTTDNLTDSDTTHWTGAPQPITGIARIDGKPFRFLGHNPDTVPTMQQTAHAITPTHTTYEFRQNGITLRLIFFTPALLSDLDVVSRPVTYLTWTAESTDATPHQVSILLDVDPLIAVNDRSQQVNSFRNQTSSLNVLSTGSQDQKILNRSGDDLRIDWGYFHLAVPNDPHYATFLAPHAATAFASTGQLPTTDTMDMPERADHSAAALSAIIDFGSVSSQPITRHILVSYTDDYAIQYLQRNLRPYWQRNNMPVDQMLDLAEQQYPELEARGEAFDKELTADLIKVGGEHYAYIAILSYRQAIAAHKLVADANSDPMLFAKENFSNGCIATVDVLYPSAPFFLFFNPKLLEAQLLPVLEYSSLARWKFPFSPHDLGQYPLANGQVYGGGEKTEEDQMPVEESGNMIILVDAVARAEGTPQLAQRYWPQLTKWAEYLNVHGLDPETQLTTDDFAGHVAHNANLSLKAIDALAAYADLAHLLKQEAVAKQYQSTAKEMAAKWITMAKEGDHYKLAFNSPNTWSQKYNLVWDKLLDYNLFPNSVRDSEVAFYLTKLNLYGLPLDSRADYTKLDWSIWTATLASNPTQFNAIVDPIYRWTNETPTRVPLTDWYDTKTGKQVGFQARSVVGGVFIKALADKQLTTKWRSK from the coding sequence TTGCTTCTCACCGCTCTCCCCCTAGCCTCCCAGCAACGTCCTCCGGCATCGCCGCTCATCACGCACGACCCCTACTTCAGCGTCTGGTCCACCACCGACAACCTCACCGACTCCGACACCACCCACTGGACCGGCGCCCCACAACCCATCACCGGCATCGCCCGCATCGACGGCAAGCCCTTCCGCTTCCTCGGCCACAACCCCGACACCGTCCCCACCATGCAGCAAACAGCGCATGCCATCACCCCAACCCACACCACCTACGAGTTTCGTCAAAACGGCATCACCCTCCGCCTCATCTTCTTCACCCCCGCCCTCCTCAGCGACCTCGACGTCGTCTCACGCCCCGTAACCTACCTCACCTGGACCGCCGAATCGACTGACGCCACACCTCACCAAGTCTCTATCCTTCTCGACGTAGACCCACTAATCGCCGTCAACGACCGCAGCCAACAAGTCAACTCCTTCCGCAACCAAACTTCCTCCCTCAACGTCCTCTCCACCGGCTCTCAGGATCAAAAGATCCTCAACCGCTCCGGCGACGATCTCCGCATCGACTGGGGCTACTTCCATCTAGCCGTCCCGAATGACCCGCACTACGCAACATTCCTCGCACCCCACGCAGCCACCGCCTTCGCCTCCACCGGCCAGCTCCCCACCACCGACACCATGGACATGCCCGAGCGCGCTGACCACTCTGCCGCCGCACTCTCCGCCATCATCGACTTCGGTTCCGTCTCCTCACAACCCATCACCCGCCACATCCTCGTCTCCTACACCGACGACTACGCCATCCAGTACCTCCAGCGCAATCTCCGCCCCTACTGGCAGCGCAACAACATGCCCGTAGACCAGATGCTCGATCTAGCCGAACAGCAATATCCGGAGCTCGAAGCACGCGGCGAAGCCTTCGACAAAGAGCTCACCGCCGACCTCATCAAAGTTGGCGGCGAACACTACGCCTACATCGCCATCCTCTCGTACCGCCAGGCTATCGCCGCGCACAAACTCGTAGCCGACGCCAACAGCGACCCCATGCTCTTCGCCAAAGAGAACTTCTCCAACGGCTGCATCGCCACCGTCGACGTCCTCTACCCCTCAGCCCCCTTCTTCCTCTTCTTCAACCCAAAGCTCCTCGAAGCCCAGCTCCTCCCCGTCCTCGAGTACTCCTCCCTCGCACGCTGGAAGTTTCCCTTCTCTCCTCACGATCTCGGTCAATACCCCCTGGCCAACGGACAGGTCTACGGCGGCGGCGAAAAAACCGAAGAAGATCAAATGCCCGTCGAAGAGAGCGGCAACATGATCATCCTTGTTGACGCCGTAGCCCGCGCCGAAGGCACGCCACAACTAGCCCAACGCTACTGGCCCCAGCTCACCAAATGGGCCGAGTATCTCAACGTCCACGGTCTCGACCCCGAAACCCAGCTCACCACCGACGACTTCGCCGGCCACGTCGCCCACAACGCCAACCTCTCCCTCAAAGCCATCGACGCCCTAGCCGCCTACGCCGACCTAGCCCATCTCCTCAAGCAGGAAGCCGTCGCAAAGCAGTACCAATCCACCGCAAAAGAGATGGCCGCAAAGTGGATCACCATGGCCAAGGAAGGCGACCACTACAAGCTAGCCTTCAACAGCCCCAACACCTGGAGCCAGAAGTACAACCTTGTCTGGGACAAGCTCCTCGACTACAACCTCTTCCCCAACAGCGTCCGCGACAGCGAGGTCGCCTTCTACCTCACCAAACTCAACCTCTACGGCCTCCCCCTCGACAGCCGCGCCGACTACACCAAGCTCGACTGGTCCATCTGGACCGCAACCCTCGCCTCAAACCCCACGCAGTTCAACGCCATCGTCGACCCCATCTATCGCTGGACCAACGAAACCCCAACCCGCGTCCCCCTCACCGACTGGTACGACACCAAAACCGGCAAACAAGTCGGCTTCCAGGCCCGCAGCGTCGTAGGCGGCGTCTTCATCAAAGCCCTCGCCGACAAACAACTCACCACCAAGTGGCGCAGCAAATAA
- the glmU gene encoding bifunctional UDP-N-acetylglucosamine diphosphorylase/glucosamine-1-phosphate N-acetyltransferase GlmU — MVSNEFAIAIMAAGKGTRLKSKHPKVLHEIGGRALLLHVIAAAETVVPADHIFCIIGHESDRVRTAVATTGVQFVLQPEQRGTGHALQMLKADFELSGRPIPQHLLVLSGDVPLIRPETIAAVRDTHLREHAAMTILTAVPADPTGYGRVLRASADKPEVTAIVEQKSLRSDQLSAPEINSGIYCFETAALFARINALTTNNTHGEFYLTDIAAMLVAEGKRVVAIKADSVDEVLGANTIAEMMHLDAAMRLSTAHRLMAQGVTIFRPETCVIDAHVTVGPDTIIEPYVQLLGNTHIGSDSRIRSYSVIQNSRLGDNVLVRNGCILDTAEVANNAILGPYAHLRPESRIGEAAHIGNFVETKKTIIGRGSKANHLSYLGDAVIGDGVNIGAGAITCNYDGVHKHPTIIGDGAFVGSDSTLVAPITIGAGSYIAAGSCITEEVPEGALALGRSRQTTKPGWVAARKAAAKQNTNS; from the coding sequence ATGGTCTCCAACGAATTCGCCATCGCCATCATGGCCGCCGGCAAAGGCACCCGCCTCAAAAGCAAGCACCCCAAAGTTCTTCACGAGATCGGCGGCCGCGCCCTCCTCCTCCACGTCATCGCCGCCGCCGAAACCGTAGTCCCCGCCGACCACATCTTCTGCATCATCGGCCACGAATCCGATCGCGTCCGCACAGCCGTCGCCACCACCGGCGTCCAGTTCGTCCTCCAGCCCGAGCAGCGCGGCACCGGCCACGCCCTCCAGATGCTCAAGGCCGACTTCGAGCTCTCCGGCAGGCCAATCCCACAGCATCTTCTAGTCCTCTCCGGAGACGTCCCCCTCATCCGCCCCGAAACCATCGCCGCCGTCCGCGACACCCACCTCCGCGAGCACGCTGCCATGACCATCCTCACCGCCGTCCCCGCCGACCCCACCGGCTACGGCCGCGTCCTCCGCGCATCAGCAGATAAACCCGAAGTCACCGCCATCGTCGAACAAAAATCTCTCCGCTCCGACCAGCTCAGCGCCCCCGAAATCAACTCCGGCATCTACTGCTTCGAAACCGCAGCCCTCTTCGCCAGAATCAACGCCCTCACCACCAACAACACCCACGGCGAGTTCTACCTCACCGACATCGCCGCCATGCTCGTCGCCGAAGGCAAGCGCGTCGTAGCCATCAAAGCCGACAGCGTCGACGAGGTCCTCGGCGCCAATACCATCGCCGAGATGATGCACCTCGACGCCGCCATGCGCCTTAGCACCGCCCACCGTCTCATGGCCCAGGGCGTCACCATCTTCCGCCCCGAAACCTGCGTCATCGACGCCCACGTCACAGTAGGCCCCGACACAATCATCGAGCCCTACGTACAGCTCCTCGGCAACACCCACATCGGCAGCGACTCCCGCATCCGCTCCTACTCCGTCATTCAGAACTCGCGGCTCGGCGACAACGTCCTCGTCCGCAACGGCTGCATCCTCGATACCGCCGAAGTGGCCAACAACGCCATCCTAGGCCCCTACGCCCACCTCCGCCCCGAGAGCCGCATCGGCGAAGCAGCCCACATCGGCAACTTCGTCGAAACCAAAAAGACCATCATCGGCAGGGGCTCCAAGGCCAACCACCTCAGCTACCTCGGCGACGCCGTCATCGGCGACGGCGTCAACATCGGCGCCGGAGCCATCACCTGCAACTACGACGGCGTCCATAAGCACCCCACCATCATCGGCGACGGCGCCTTCGTCGGCTCCGACTCCACCCTCGTCGCCCCCATCACCATCGGCGCAGGCTCTTACATAGCCGCCGGCAGCTGCATCACCGAAGAGGTCCCCGAAGGCGCACTAGCCCTTGGCCGCTCCCGCCAAACCACCAAGCCCGGCTGGGTAGCCGCCCGCAAAGCCGCAGCCAAACAAAACACAAACAGCTAG
- a CDS encoding DinB family protein — translation MKTLLLLLVMCTTSLHAQMEGLWEGYDGEWAHVSRQLVALAEATPADKFAWRPAPGVRSTSEVYMHIALANFYLLSVTGPAMPPDIKSEDMEKTVTSKADVIAFLKRSLDAVKTARAQLKPGDLQRKVMIMKKEATVDGMYLRILVHDNEHMGQLIAYARMTGVVPPWSEPVHK, via the coding sequence ATGAAGACGTTGTTACTTTTGCTGGTGATGTGCACGACCTCTCTGCACGCCCAGATGGAGGGGCTCTGGGAGGGGTATGACGGAGAGTGGGCGCATGTTTCGCGGCAGCTGGTGGCGCTTGCGGAGGCAACGCCGGCGGACAAGTTTGCGTGGCGTCCTGCGCCCGGGGTGAGGTCGACGAGCGAGGTGTACATGCACATCGCGTTGGCTAACTTCTATCTGCTGAGCGTGACCGGACCTGCGATGCCGCCGGACATCAAGTCTGAGGATATGGAGAAGACTGTGACCTCGAAGGCGGACGTCATTGCGTTTCTGAAGCGGTCGCTGGATGCGGTGAAGACGGCGCGTGCTCAGTTGAAGCCGGGGGATCTTCAGCGCAAGGTCATGATCATGAAGAAAGAGGCGACGGTGGATGGGATGTATCTGCGCATTCTGGTTCACGATAATGAGCACATGGGGCAGCTGATCGCTTATGCGCGTATGACGGGCGTGGTGCCTCCGTGGTCGGAGCCGGTTCATAAATAA
- a CDS encoding HD domain-containing phosphohydrolase, with amino-acid sequence MTQERILVVDDEEPVRSVAAALLTRSGYSVTTAESAEEALTRLQQDPDYDLVLSDVMMPITDGLTLLDHLCTDHPGIPVVMFSAINDIYVVTSAFRRGAVDYLLKPFERTDLESVVMRAIEHGRLRKQNTIYRHNLEAIVNTRTGRLRSTMQDLERSYDITLEAMGDALDLRDQETEGHSRRVTAYTNTLAQAMGLDSEDLRIIARGAFLHDIGKIATPDAILLKPGRLTAEETAIMKQHCERGYEMVRKISFLREAAEIVYAHQEQFDGSGYPRGLRGEEIPLGARIFAIADALDAMTSDRPYRKGTSFAAARDEIIRCAGTQFDPQIVEVFLALPPETWLDLRAATELRSSSPSSLRISALPVAPDKQRS; translated from the coding sequence ATGACGCAGGAACGAATCTTGGTAGTTGACGACGAAGAACCCGTAAGATCGGTCGCTGCAGCACTTCTGACCCGCAGCGGATACTCCGTCACCACCGCCGAAAGCGCCGAAGAGGCTCTCACCCGGCTCCAGCAGGACCCCGATTATGACCTCGTCCTCTCCGACGTCATGATGCCCATCACCGACGGTCTCACCCTCCTCGATCACCTCTGCACCGACCACCCCGGCATCCCCGTCGTCATGTTCTCCGCCATCAACGACATCTACGTCGTCACCAGCGCCTTCCGCCGCGGCGCAGTCGACTATCTCCTCAAACCCTTCGAGCGCACCGACCTCGAAAGCGTCGTCATGCGAGCCATCGAACACGGCCGGCTTCGCAAACAGAACACCATCTACCGCCACAACCTCGAAGCCATCGTCAACACCAGAACCGGCCGCCTCCGCTCCACCATGCAGGATCTCGAACGCAGCTACGACATCACCCTCGAAGCCATGGGCGACGCGCTCGATCTGCGCGACCAGGAGACCGAAGGCCACTCCCGACGCGTCACCGCTTACACCAACACACTCGCCCAGGCCATGGGGCTGGATTCCGAAGATCTGCGAATCATCGCTCGTGGAGCGTTCCTCCACGACATCGGCAAGATTGCCACTCCCGACGCCATCCTCCTCAAACCCGGCCGTCTCACCGCCGAAGAGACCGCCATCATGAAGCAACACTGTGAGCGCGGATACGAGATGGTCCGTAAGATTTCTTTCCTCCGCGAGGCCGCCGAGATCGTCTACGCCCATCAGGAACAGTTCGACGGAAGCGGCTATCCACGCGGCCTGCGCGGCGAGGAGATCCCTCTAGGCGCACGCATCTTCGCCATCGCCGACGCCCTCGACGCCATGACCTCCGACCGCCCCTATCGCAAAGGAACATCCTTCGCGGCGGCCAGAGATGAGATCATCCGTTGCGCCGGAACCCAGTTCGATCCGCAAATCGTTGAAGTCTTTCTCGCCCTCCCCCCCGAAACCTGGTTGGACCTGCGTGCCGCAACCGAATTACGATCTTCCTCCCCATCGTCGCTACGCATCAGCGCTCTCCCGGTTGCGCCGGACAAACAACGCAGCTAG
- a CDS encoding 4a-hydroxytetrahydrobiopterin dehydratase, translating into MKKAMNATEIEDVLKAHPEWHLKGGKLVREWTFKDFLEAMTFVNRVAVLAEAANHHPDIDIRYNQVVLGLVSHDAAGVTQRDASMASQLSKEFPPA; encoded by the coding sequence ATGAAGAAAGCCATGAATGCGACTGAGATTGAGGACGTTCTAAAAGCCCACCCCGAGTGGCATCTCAAGGGCGGCAAACTGGTGCGCGAATGGACCTTCAAGGATTTTCTCGAAGCAATGACGTTCGTCAACCGTGTCGCTGTCCTGGCAGAGGCCGCAAATCATCATCCCGACATCGATATCCGCTACAACCAGGTCGTCCTTGGATTGGTCTCTCACGACGCCGCAGGAGTTACTCAGCGCGACGCCTCCATGGCCAGCCAATTGAGCAAAGAGTTCCCTCCCGCATAA
- a CDS encoding CYCXC family (seleno)protein — protein sequence MKRILGCIALGLATMVASAQWSNPSEDIPAYNASAPTKPLPPVLSGDQLTGVYFSHPYQVTAYKMAAAIPAVLHQQPCYCHCDREMHHNSLHTCFEGTHGAACSTCMREAVYAYQQTKKGQTPAQIRAGIERGEWQQVDLVNATM from the coding sequence ATGAAGCGGATCCTCGGATGTATCGCGTTAGGTCTGGCCACTATGGTGGCCTCAGCCCAGTGGTCAAACCCGTCGGAAGATATCCCGGCCTACAACGCATCTGCTCCGACAAAGCCCCTCCCCCCGGTGCTTAGCGGCGATCAGCTGACTGGAGTCTACTTCTCGCATCCCTATCAGGTGACTGCTTATAAGATGGCTGCCGCCATCCCCGCCGTACTGCATCAGCAACCCTGTTACTGTCATTGCGACCGCGAGATGCATCACAACAGTCTCCATACCTGCTTCGAAGGCACCCATGGCGCCGCCTGTTCTACCTGCATGAGAGAAGCTGTCTACGCTTACCAGCAGACGAAAAAGGGACAGACTCCGGCACAGATTCGCGCTGGAATCGAGCGCGGCGAGTGGCAGCAGGTCGACCTCGTAAACGCAACGATGTAG
- a CDS encoding EamA family transporter: MTWVFWAVLSAVFAAATALLAKVGVSGIDSNLATAIRTTVILIFTWAIAVAFEKHHALAQIGRRSWVFLVLSGICTGLSWLCYFRALQMGPASSVAPVDKLSVVLVILGAWLFLGEHLTPLKIGGASLITIGAVILAFA, encoded by the coding sequence ATGACTTGGGTCTTCTGGGCAGTTCTATCGGCAGTCTTTGCTGCGGCAACTGCGCTGCTGGCCAAAGTCGGTGTCTCGGGAATCGACTCGAACCTCGCGACAGCCATTCGAACGACGGTGATCCTGATCTTTACCTGGGCCATCGCCGTCGCCTTCGAGAAGCATCACGCACTCGCGCAGATCGGCCGGCGCAGCTGGGTGTTTCTAGTGCTCTCAGGCATCTGCACTGGCCTGTCGTGGTTATGCTACTTCCGCGCCCTGCAGATGGGACCGGCATCAAGCGTAGCGCCAGTCGATAAGCTCAGTGTGGTGCTGGTCATTCTCGGCGCGTGGCTGTTCCTCGGCGAGCATCTGACTCCACTAAAGATCGGCGGGGCTTCGCTGATCACCATTGGCGCCGTGATCCTCGCCTTCGCCTAG